Within bacterium, the genomic segment CCACTGCGCAAACACGTTACGGAGTTCTTCGTGCCCCAGCGTATCCGGCTCGGCGGCCAGGACCTTCTCCTCAACGAACGGCAATGCCGTATCGACGACGAAGTGCTTCGTTCCCTGGTAGGCGGCCTTTACCTGGACAGTCAGGATCGGAATCACGATCGCGATAAAGACGCCGACGACCAGCAGGATCATCAGGTACAAGAACGCCACACCCGCCACGCGGCTCAGCTTCAGGCGCTTCTGGAAGAAGTTCACGACCGGGTTGAACACGTATGCGACGACCAAGGCTACGATGAACGGCGACATGATCTTGAAGAATGTCGATATCACCGGCCACAAGAGCTTCAAGGCCGCTGCAAACCCAGCAATAATAAGCATATATCCGATCGTCACCGCAATACGGCGCATTTCGGGGTCCAGCTTCAGGAACGGCTGCTCGGGATTCTGATTCATGATCGCTTCCGGACTGGTTTTTGGACTCGCCGGGACTTGTACGCGACGACGGGGTGGATATTCAACAGGGGAAAATCGCAGTTTCCCTTCGATGATTCGGAGAATCCCGCTCCGGGTGTGCTTGACAACGCCGGTCGTCTCTGTACGATAGCCGGTTTTGCAACGAAGAGGGGAGCCCCCCGATATAAGGAGAGTTCGAAAAATGAAGATTCTGGTCGCAGACAAATTCCCCGAGGACAAATTGGCGGCGATGAATTCCCTGGGACACCAGGTGACATTCGATCCGGAAGCCTCTGCCGAAACGTTGCCGGAGAAGATCGGGGATCACGAAGTCCTGATCGTTCGCAGCACAGTCGTAAGCGCCGCGACCATCGATGCGGGAAAGGCTCTCGCCCTGGTGATTCGCGCCGGTGCCGGATACAACACGATCGACGTTGCCCAGGCCAGCGCCCGCGGCATCTTTGTCGCCAACTGCCCCGGCAAGAACTCCGTCGCCGTGGCCGAATTGGCCATGGGGCTGATGATCGGCATGGATCGCCGAATTCCGCAGTGCACCGCCGAGTTGCGCGCTCACAAGTGGAACAAGAAGGAGTACTCGAAGGCGGACGGCCTGAAGGGCAAGACCATCGGCGTCGTAGGCCTCGGCCAGATCGGCCAGGCCCTCGCTGCGCGCGCCAAAGCCTTCGAGATGAACGTGATCGGCTGGTCGCGCTCCCTGACGCCGGAGAAGGCCAAGGATCTTGGTGTTGGCTTCTGCGGCAACCTGGAAGAGCTCTGCGAGAAGGCAGACGTGATCTCGATTCACCTGGCGCAGAACGCGGACACGAAGAAGCTGTTCGATCAGAAGCTGTTCAACTTGATGAAGACCAACACAATCTTTATCAACACCAGCCGCGGCGGCATCGTTGATCAGGAAGCGCTCAAGAAAGCCATGCGCGAGAAGAACATTCGCGCCGCACTCGATGTGTACGATCCCGAACCGGCCAGCGGAAAGGCCGACTTCGAAGACGAGATTCTCGACATGCCGAATTTGATCGGCACGCACCACATCGGCGCATCGACGAACCAGGCCCAGGATGCCATCGCCGAGGAGACGATCCGAATCATCCGCGAGTTCGCCACCAAGGGCGAAGTTCCTAACTGCGTAAACATCGAAGACGCCCCGCCGGCCAAGTGCACGCTCGTTGTGCGGCACTTCGACAAGGTCGGTGTGCTGGCCAACGTCATGGACAAGTTGAAGGCCGAAGGCCTGAACATCGAAGACATGTCCAACACCGTGTTCCAGGGGGCCAAGGCCGCCGTCGCCGTTCTGCGCCTGAGCGAAATGCCCGGCGAAGCGCTGCTGAAGACCATCGAAGCCAACAGCGACGAGGTCATCCACGTCGAAGCGAAGAAGTGCTGACACGGCGAAATCGCTGAATCCCGGGGGCCGTCGCAAGACGGCTCCCGAATTGTTTTTAGGGATGTCGTCCGGCCGGCAGCGACCCTTCACTGAGTTTGACACCCTCGCTTACGCCCGGCTCTACTGGACCTGT encodes:
- a CDS encoding hydroxyacid dehydrogenase, with translation MKILVADKFPEDKLAAMNSLGHQVTFDPEASAETLPEKIGDHEVLIVRSTVVSAATIDAGKALALVIRAGAGYNTIDVAQASARGIFVANCPGKNSVAVAELAMGLMIGMDRRIPQCTAELRAHKWNKKEYSKADGLKGKTIGVVGLGQIGQALAARAKAFEMNVIGWSRSLTPEKAKDLGVGFCGNLEELCEKADVISIHLAQNADTKKLFDQKLFNLMKTNTIFINTSRGGIVDQEALKKAMREKNIRAALDVYDPEPASGKADFEDEILDMPNLIGTHHIGASTNQAQDAIAEETIRIIREFATKGEVPNCVNIEDAPPAKCTLVVRHFDKVGVLANVMDKLKAEGLNIEDMSNTVFQGAKAAVAVLRLSEMPGEALLKTIEANSDEVIHVEAKKC